A window from Zingiber officinale cultivar Zhangliang chromosome 7A, Zo_v1.1, whole genome shotgun sequence encodes these proteins:
- the LOC122000703 gene encoding zinc finger CCCH domain-containing protein 33-like: protein MCPGPRRPSPPPAGTGSDARNPSLEAAALLLELSASDDLSTFKRAVEDAGVPIDAAAPWYCRSSAGAMAYQLRTPLMIAALYGSTSVMGYILSARPAEAARRAASDGATALHCAAAGGSEGSLEAAKLLIATSPEVIDAVDASGNRPGDIVARQFWNPAFKSLEVILRSPTCPRGSSPIKEEVVAKVGEKKEYSQSPDLALPDINSGIYITDEFRMYAFKIKPCSRAYSHDWTECPFAHPGENARRRDPRKHSYSCVPCPEFRKGSCRNGDACEYAHGVFESWLHPAQYRTRLCKDETGCNRRVCFFAHKVDELRTVNPSAASMTGTAAFPSPKSSPHPGVSSMDMATALLLMQQSGSPASSQTGSVATSTALQLPSNRLNTSKSARNMEVDLELLGLEGYQKKLIDDVRRTNSFAAAGATDYNYLLGSVDPSLLNKLQGLSVRSMQPSQLLSSYGSSSSASPTATASSSFGLDHSTAKAIMNSRASAFAKRSLSFCDRGASAGRQSTLSAMTTATIAPPAVSDWRSPDGKLDWSVQGEELSKLKKSASFAFRNNQAVHGGVSLTPGSNEPDVSWVTSLVKDGPPVAPVGRISAGKQHQKGYPLKDGGNSHSSGFFYPWVEDKILA from the coding sequence ATGTGCCCCGGCCCCCGCAGGCCCTCCCCGCCGCCGGCCGGCACCGGGTCCGATGCGCGAAACCCTTCCTTAGAGGCGGCCGCGCTTCTCCTCGAGCTTTCCGCCTCCGATGACCTCTCCACCTTCAAGCGAGCGGTGGAGGACGCCGGAGTTCCGATCGACGCCGCCGCTCCGTGGTACTGCCGCTCCTCTGCCGGAGCGATGGCGTACCAGCTACGTACCCCGCTCATGATCGCGGCTCTCTACGGAAGCACCTCTGTGATGGGCTACATCCTCTCCGCGCGCCCCGCCGAGGCCGCCCGTCGCGCAGCCTCCGACGGCGCCACCGCCCTCCACTGTGCTGCCGCAGGTGGATCGGAGGGATCCCTCGAAGCGGCTAAGCTCTTGATCGCCACGTCCCCCGAGGTCATCGATGCCGTCGACGCGAGCGGCAACCGACCCGGGGATATCGTCGCCCGGCAGTTCTGGAACCCGGCCTTCAAATCCCTCGAAGTAATCTTGAGATCTCCCACTTGCCCTAGGGGTTCGTCcccaattaaagaagaagtagttGCTAAAGTAGGCGAGAAGAAAGAATACTCGCAGTCCCCTGATTTGGCGCTTCCGGACATCAATTCGGGGATCTACATCACCGACGAGTTCCGGATGTATGCTTTCAAGATTAAGCCGTGCTCCCGTGCCTACTCCCACGACTGGACGGAATGCCCCTTCGCCCACCCCGGCGAGAACGCCCGGCGACGAGATCCGCGGAAGCACTCCTACAGCTGCGTGCCGTGCCCTGAGTTCCGCAAAGGCAGTTGCCGCAACGGCGATGCCTGCGAATACGCCCACGGGGTGTTCGAGAGTTGGCTCCACCCGGCACAGTACCGGACCCGGCTTTGCAAGGATGAGACTGGATGCAACCGCCGAGTCTGCTTCTTTGCGCACAAGGTGGACGAGCTGCGTACGGTGAACCCCTCCGCCGCTTCGATGACTGGAACGGCAGCGTTTCCATCGCCCAAATCTTCGCCGCATCCGGGCGTTTCATCCATGGACATGGCGACGGCCCTGTTGCTGATGCAGCAATCAGGTTCGCCGGCGTCTTCTCAGACAGGAAGCGTCGCGACATCAACAGCGTTGCAGCTGCCGAGCAATAGGCTGAACACTTCAAAGAGTGCCAGGAACATGGAGGTCGACCTGGAGTTGCTTGGATTGGAAGGGTATcagaagaagcttattgatgatGTCCGAAGAACAAACAGCTTCGCTGCAGCTGGGGCTACTGATTACAACTATTTGTTGGGTTCCGTCGATCCATCACTATTGAACAAATTGCAGGGGCTCTCTGTGAGATCGATGCAGCCGTCTCAATTGCTGTCTAGCTATGGTAGCTCCTCATCTGCCTCCCCAACTGCCACTGCATCCTCCTCCTTCGGACTCGACCATTCGACGGCGAAGGCCATCATGAACTCGAGAGCTTCTGCGTTTGCTAAACGGAGCTTAAGCTTCTGCGACCGCGGGGCATCTGCTGGGCGCCAGTCCACCCTATCTGCAATGACGACGGCCACTATCGCACCACCGGCGGTGTCCGATTGGCGCTCACCAGACGGTAAATTGGATTGGAGCGTCCAAGGCGAGGAATTGAGCAAGCTCAAGAAATCTGCTTCCTTTGCATTCCGCAACAACCAGGCCGTGCACGGAGGCGTATCTTTGACCCCTGGATCGAACGAACCCGACGTGTCCTGGGTGACTTCTCTGGTGAAGGATGGACCTCCAGTGGCTCCAGTGGGCCGAATCAGCGCAGGCAAACAGCACCAGAAAGGTTATCCACTCAAGGATGGAGGCAATTCCCACAGCTCAGGGTTTTTCTATCCTTGGGTGGAGGACAAGATATTGGCATAG